A genome region from Deinococcus sp. KNUC1210 includes the following:
- a CDS encoding response regulator transcription factor — protein sequence MIRVVLAEDQGLVLGALSALLSLESDLEVVGQAPDGEAALELCRSLTPDVLVTDIEMPRLSGLDVAERLKAAGSGVRVIIVTTFGRAGYLRRALEVGARGYLLKDAPAEQLADAIRQVHAGGRSIAPELAAGAWDAHSPLTERERQVLQAAENGASTSSIAAALSLSEGTVRNYLSEAISKLGAKGRVEAARRAREMGWL from the coding sequence ATGATCCGTGTCGTGCTGGCCGAGGATCAGGGGCTGGTGCTGGGAGCGCTGTCGGCGCTGCTGTCGCTGGAGAGTGATCTGGAGGTGGTGGGGCAGGCTCCGGACGGCGAGGCCGCGCTGGAACTGTGCCGGAGCCTCACGCCCGACGTGCTGGTCACCGATATCGAGATGCCGCGCCTGTCGGGGCTGGACGTGGCCGAGCGCCTGAAGGCGGCGGGGTCGGGCGTGCGGGTCATCATCGTGACCACCTTCGGGCGGGCCGGATATCTGCGCCGGGCGCTGGAGGTGGGTGCACGCGGCTATCTGCTGAAAGACGCGCCCGCCGAACAGCTCGCAGACGCGATCCGGCAGGTGCACGCGGGTGGGCGCTCCATCGCGCCCGAGCTGGCCGCCGGAGCCTGGGACGCGCACAGCCCCCTGACCGAGCGCGAACGCCAGGTGCTTCAGGCCGCCGAAAACGGAGCCAGTACCAGCAGCATCGCCGCCGCCCTGAGCCTGAGCGAGGGCACGGTTCGCAACTATCTGTCGGAAGCGATCAGCAAGCTGGGGGCGAAAGGCCGGGTGGAAGCGGCCCGCCGGGCGCGGGAAATGGGCTGGCTGTAG
- a CDS encoding DUF4403 family protein, which translates to MILTVTPPASAAASALPAPALSSLTLPITLPLSSLKAAALARVPDILASIDQQQTFAGGLITVHLTGEVRRSGDLTLTPDGDGLRLSLPISATFRAAPIGLGDFLTRDFKGAAVITAHVTPVISEDWNAGVKVQADYHWTDPLSFELMKGVTIQVQTLIDPQLRARLGSISEGMNTAARSGLKLRERATQLWGQLAQPWTLPGVEGGAAQIRPQGLTVTPFAFTPDAATLTLGSSFLANASLGTRPAPVAASPLPPLKIGVPQGRGVNLLLPVSLAYPQLSQLATQYAARQEFPLPLPFRPALKVQDIALSSSGPGHLNAAVRLSVQALGLNIPATVDVSGTPHLEGTVLTLEHVTVKTRPNGVTARVLGWLADARVQTLLGKQARFDLGPALEGARASIQARLPYTAAPGITLSGRVEHLALRSVSVDAAGVLALAEAQGTLAARVEVK; encoded by the coding sequence ATGATCCTCACCGTGACTCCTCCCGCCAGCGCCGCCGCATCGGCGCTCCCGGCCCCGGCCCTGTCGAGCCTGACGCTGCCGATCACGCTGCCGCTGTCGAGCCTGAAGGCGGCAGCGCTGGCGCGGGTTCCCGACATTCTGGCGAGCATCGATCAGCAGCAGACCTTCGCGGGTGGCCTGATCACCGTTCATCTGACGGGCGAGGTGCGGCGTAGCGGCGACCTGACCCTGACACCCGATGGAGACGGTCTGCGTCTGAGCCTGCCGATCTCGGCCACCTTCCGCGCCGCGCCGATAGGGCTGGGCGACTTCCTGACGCGGGATTTCAAGGGTGCGGCGGTCATCACCGCGCATGTCACGCCCGTGATTTCCGAGGACTGGAATGCGGGGGTGAAGGTGCAGGCCGACTATCACTGGACAGACCCGCTGAGCTTCGAGCTGATGAAGGGCGTGACCATTCAGGTGCAGACCCTGATCGATCCTCAGCTTCGCGCCCGGCTGGGCAGCATCTCGGAGGGCATGAACACCGCCGCTCGCAGCGGTCTGAAGCTGCGCGAACGGGCGACGCAGCTGTGGGGTCAGCTCGCTCAGCCGTGGACGCTGCCGGGCGTGGAAGGCGGCGCGGCGCAGATCCGGCCCCAGGGTCTGACGGTCACGCCTTTCGCCTTCACGCCCGACGCCGCGACCCTGACACTGGGTAGCAGCTTTCTGGCAAACGCCAGCCTGGGCACGCGGCCTGCACCTGTCGCCGCGTCGCCGCTGCCGCCGCTGAAGATTGGGGTGCCGCAGGGCCGAGGGGTGAACCTGCTGTTGCCGGTGTCGCTGGCGTATCCGCAGCTTTCGCAGCTTGCCACCCAGTACGCGGCCCGGCAGGAATTTCCGCTGCCCCTGCCGTTTCGCCCGGCCCTGAAGGTGCAGGACATCGCGCTGAGTTCGTCCGGCCCCGGCCACCTGAACGCCGCTGTGCGCCTGAGCGTGCAGGCGCTGGGCCTGAACATTCCCGCCACCGTGGACGTGAGCGGCACACCACATCTGGAAGGCACCGTCCTGACGCTGGAACACGTGACGGTCAAGACCCGGCCCAACGGCGTGACGGCGCGGGTGCTGGGCTGGCTGGCCGACGCACGGGTACAGACACTGCTGGGGAAACAGGCACGCTTCGACCTGGGACCAGCGCTGGAGGGCGCCAGAGCCAGCATTCAGGCGCGGCTGCCCTACACTGCCGCGCCGGGCATCACGCTGTCGGGCCGGGTGGAACATCTGGCGCTCAGATCGGTGAGCGTGGACGCAGCGGGCGTGCTGGCGCTCGCCGAGGCACAGGGCACGCTGGCAGCGCGGGTCGAGGTGAAATAG
- a CDS encoding single-stranded DNA-binding protein, which produces MPEPVLGSNEGASSILTEFTLSPATVEHLKDALRASLVGWATVRVQDERALVLPAPDLDQLYAGLEGLLGAAWSLRYAVDQVSPAVVRATLRLGGAGGPEREGLGQGHTLQDARLLALADVCRAYGAAPDQEGQWVEYDPEEGPNTAELEPQQPPSVQGAASGRPLPELVRDPQLERARKHIDDLLEGLKSGGLGKQAAQVLARRGYGNTVEESREVYKELKALQARG; this is translated from the coding sequence ATGCCGGAACCCGTGCTTGGCTCCAACGAGGGAGCCTCATCCATCCTGACCGAGTTCACGCTCTCTCCGGCGACAGTGGAACACCTGAAAGACGCGCTGCGTGCCTCCCTGGTCGGCTGGGCTACTGTGCGGGTGCAGGACGAGCGTGCCCTGGTCCTGCCCGCCCCCGATCTGGACCAGCTGTATGCCGGACTGGAAGGCCTGCTGGGCGCGGCCTGGTCGCTGCGCTACGCCGTCGATCAGGTCAGCCCGGCGGTGGTGCGGGCGACGCTGCGGCTGGGCGGAGCAGGTGGCCCGGAGCGCGAGGGACTGGGCCAGGGACATACACTGCAGGATGCCCGGCTGCTGGCCCTGGCTGATGTCTGCCGCGCCTACGGAGCCGCGCCCGACCAGGAAGGCCAGTGGGTCGAATACGATCCGGAGGAAGGCCCCAACACGGCTGAATTGGAACCGCAGCAACCGCCGAGCGTGCAGGGGGCGGCGTCCGGTCGCCCGTTACCCGAACTCGTCCGCGATCCGCAGCTGGAACGTGCCAGGAAGCATATCGACGATCTGCTGGAAGGCCTGAAGAGCGGAGGGCTGGGCAAGCAGGCAGCGCAGGTGCTGGCGCGGCGCGGCTACGGCAATACCGTCGAGGAGAGCCGTGAAGTTTACAAGGAACTCAAGGCCCTTCAGGCGCGGGGCTAG
- a CDS encoding alpha-E domain-containing protein: MLSRVAESLFWIGRYVERAENTARMLDVNYYATLEAAGLVSEQWGPLLSITGSEHSFREARGRVDARNVPTWLAFDRGNPGSITASIAHARENARGLRDRIPSEMWEALNRAYLNLCSKDEGVLDRDELHEYCVAAREASHLFFGIAFATLPRDEGWQFLRAGQILERGDNTLRLLQVRYRQKAGDLPQVAVHNHRWVAVLKSASAYEAYQKRRHAGLDPRAIAEFLLLDADFPRSVRHSAKNLHETLEQIERTRPEAHALLMREAAWLYARLQHASVDDILTDEDPGLDDLLSDFNDLGRQIHQAYFVV, from the coding sequence ATGCTGTCACGGGTTGCCGAGTCGCTGTTCTGGATCGGGCGTTATGTCGAGCGTGCCGAGAATACCGCCCGTATGCTGGACGTCAACTACTACGCCACGCTGGAAGCCGCCGGTCTGGTCAGCGAGCAGTGGGGGCCGCTGCTGTCGATCACCGGCAGCGAGCACAGTTTCCGCGAGGCGCGGGGCCGGGTCGATGCCCGCAACGTGCCGACCTGGCTGGCCTTCGACCGGGGAAATCCGGGCAGCATCACGGCGAGCATCGCGCATGCCCGAGAGAACGCCCGTGGCCTGCGAGACCGTATTCCCAGCGAGATGTGGGAAGCGCTCAACCGGGCGTACCTGAATCTGTGTTCCAAAGATGAGGGCGTTCTCGACCGCGACGAGCTTCACGAGTACTGTGTGGCCGCCCGCGAGGCCAGCCATCTCTTCTTCGGCATCGCCTTTGCCACCCTGCCGCGTGATGAGGGCTGGCAGTTTCTGCGGGCCGGGCAGATTCTGGAGCGCGGTGACAACACCCTGCGGCTGCTGCAGGTGCGGTATCGCCAGAAGGCCGGTGACCTGCCGCAGGTGGCCGTTCACAATCACCGCTGGGTGGCCGTGCTGAAGAGCGCCAGTGCTTACGAGGCGTATCAGAAGCGCCGTCATGCGGGCCTCGATCCACGTGCCATCGCCGAGTTTCTGCTGCTCGACGCCGATTTTCCGCGCAGTGTTCGGCACTCAGCCAAGAATCTGCACGAGACGCTGGAACAGATCGAGCGTACCCGTCCGGAAGCGCACGCCCTGCTGATGCGCGAGGCGGCGTGGCTGTATGCCCGGCTTCAGCATGCCAGCGTGGATGACATCCTGACCGATGAAGATCCTGGACTGGACGATCTGCTCAGCGACTTCAACGATCTGGGCCGCCAGATTCATCAGGCATACTTCGTGGTGTAG
- a CDS encoding metallophosphoesterase, with amino-acid sequence MRCKFIAIGDVHADFERLWEALRAASCVDAAGMPTLPVCSGLYQVVLIGDLVHPKTEAEYARLIGSDTFDSSDPEQLFLAAREQVKRLERLYAYQRAAPRSVHILLGNHDDAVLHTDYLLGTVGGLSHVEFDASRGGVLLPDHLRAWFQSFLRELRVGGLHFAHVGPLPAMTSYDDLFYADHVHKRWWQETPEYVQMAGIDFGVYGHTQMKDGIMINRTNGFAMIDALPTREYLEVLVDTSSVDEPLSVRPVPF; translated from the coding sequence GTGCGCTGTAAATTCATTGCCATTGGCGACGTTCACGCCGATTTCGAGCGTCTGTGGGAAGCGCTGCGGGCCGCGAGCTGCGTCGATGCTGCCGGAATGCCCACGCTTCCGGTCTGCAGCGGGCTGTATCAGGTGGTGTTGATCGGTGATCTGGTGCACCCCAAGACCGAGGCTGAATACGCCCGCCTGATCGGCAGCGACACCTTCGATTCGTCCGACCCCGAGCAGCTGTTTCTGGCGGCCCGCGAACAGGTCAAACGGCTGGAGCGGCTGTACGCCTATCAGCGGGCGGCTCCCCGCTCCGTGCATATTTTGCTGGGCAACCACGACGACGCCGTGCTGCACACCGATTATCTGCTGGGCACGGTGGGCGGCCTGAGCCACGTCGAATTCGATGCCTCGCGCGGGGGCGTGCTGTTGCCCGATCACCTGCGGGCCTGGTTTCAGAGTTTCCTGCGAGAACTGCGGGTCGGCGGGCTGCACTTCGCGCACGTGGGCCCCCTGCCCGCCATGACCAGTTACGACGACCTGTTCTATGCCGATCATGTGCATAAGCGCTGGTGGCAGGAGACGCCCGAATACGTGCAGATGGCAGGCATCGACTTCGGCGTCTACGGCCACACCCAGATGAAAGACGGCATCATGATCAACCGCACGAACGGCTTTGCCATGATCGATGCGCTGCCTACCCGCGAGTATCTGGAAGTGCTGGTCGATACCAGCAGCGTGGATGAACCGCTCAGCGTTCGGCCCGTTCCGTTCTAG
- a CDS encoding ABC transporter ATP-binding protein, with product MQTSPLSSSAPSAASGPSLPAVVIEDASKRYGSVQALNSIRLELRRGELTALLGPNGAGKSTLINLMLGLEAPTQGRVSVMGGDPRDPRTRTRLGAMPQDLSLPQALTVHELLTLYAALYPAPLAVPDVLALCDLKAQARQRAATLSGGQARRLGFGLSIIGDPALLFLDEPTVAMDVQSRQIFWEGVGQMQRQGKTIVLTTHYLEEAERSAARIVLLSGGRIVADGTPQQIKAGVQGATIRFVSDLVLSELQNLPHVLQATVDDAGRATLRSREPEALLAALFAQGTDIHELEVSRATLEEAFLNLTAPRTHQEMTA from the coding sequence ATGCAGACCTCTCCCCTTTCCAGCTCCGCGCCATCGGCGGCAAGCGGCCCCAGCCTTCCCGCCGTGGTCATCGAAGACGCTTCCAAGCGGTACGGCAGTGTGCAGGCGCTGAACAGCATCCGGCTGGAGCTGCGGCGGGGCGAGCTGACCGCGCTGCTCGGCCCCAACGGTGCCGGGAAATCGACGCTCATCAACCTGATGCTGGGGCTGGAAGCACCCACCCAGGGCCGCGTGAGCGTGATGGGCGGCGACCCCCGCGACCCGCGCACCCGGACTCGTCTGGGAGCCATGCCGCAGGATCTGTCGCTGCCACAGGCCCTGACCGTCCACGAGCTGCTGACGCTCTACGCCGCGCTGTACCCTGCGCCGCTGGCCGTACCGGACGTGCTGGCCCTGTGCGACCTGAAGGCGCAGGCACGGCAGCGGGCCGCAACCCTGTCGGGCGGGCAGGCGCGGCGGCTGGGCTTCGGGCTGAGCATCATCGGCGATCCGGCGCTGCTGTTTCTGGATGAACCGACGGTGGCGATGGACGTGCAGAGCCGCCAGATCTTCTGGGAAGGCGTCGGGCAGATGCAGCGGCAGGGCAAGACCATCGTGCTGACCACGCACTATCTGGAAGAGGCCGAACGCAGCGCCGCCCGCATCGTGCTGCTGAGCGGTGGCCGCATCGTGGCCGACGGTACGCCGCAGCAGATCAAGGCGGGCGTGCAGGGCGCAACGATCCGCTTCGTCAGCGATCTGGTGCTGAGCGAGCTACAGAATCTGCCCCACGTCTTGCAGGCCACCGTCGATGACGCGGGCCGCGCCACGCTGCGCTCACGCGAGCCGGAAGCGCTGCTGGCTGCCCTGTTCGCCCAGGGCACCGACATTCACGAACTGGAGGTCAGCCGCGCCACGCTGGAAGAAGCGTTCCTGAACCTGACCGCCCCCCGTACCCACCAGGAGATGACCGCATGA
- a CDS encoding histone deacetylase, protein MTFAPGPSTAAFPRAWTVMRQFAGSGRAPRRQFLPPEAVVKLLAGAEALLPVLDAPELPWALAEAVHDPAYLERWRSGAVTRAEERAMGFGWDAQIARRGRLSSGATLSATQDALTYGAGLHLGGGTHHAYEGHAEGFSFLNDVVIAAAWARTQGIGRVAVLDLDVHQGNGTAHMLEQHSWALPISLHAAGNYPFVKEPGGLNIELPGGTDDAAYLEALEALAFPALRSFQPDLLYYLAGADVLAGDQLGKLALTLEGVQTRDERVYALARELGVPHVTVMAGGYNHDPEQVVAARLNTLRAWLAAAPTAT, encoded by the coding sequence GTGACCTTCGCGCCCGGCCCCTCGACTGCCGCGTTTCCCCGTGCCTGGACCGTGATGCGTCAGTTCGCAGGCAGTGGCCGTGCTCCCAGACGCCAGTTTCTGCCACCCGAAGCGGTGGTGAAGTTGCTGGCCGGAGCCGAGGCGCTGCTGCCGGTGCTGGATGCTCCCGAGCTGCCCTGGGCACTGGCCGAGGCGGTGCACGACCCCGCCTACCTGGAGCGCTGGCGCAGCGGCGCCGTCACGCGGGCCGAGGAACGGGCGATGGGCTTTGGCTGGGACGCCCAGATTGCGCGGCGTGGGCGGCTGTCGAGCGGCGCGACACTGAGCGCCACACAGGACGCCCTGACGTATGGCGCGGGCCTGCATCTGGGCGGCGGCACCCACCACGCCTACGAGGGGCATGCCGAGGGGTTCAGCTTTCTGAACGATGTGGTGATCGCGGCGGCGTGGGCCAGAACGCAGGGCATCGGGCGTGTGGCGGTCCTCGATCTGGACGTTCATCAGGGCAACGGCACCGCACACATGCTCGAACAGCACTCCTGGGCGCTGCCGATCAGCCTGCACGCGGCGGGGAATTATCCGTTCGTGAAGGAGCCGGGCGGCCTGAATATCGAGCTGCCCGGCGGTACCGACGACGCGGCGTATCTGGAAGCGCTCGAAGCGCTGGCTTTTCCGGCCCTGCGAAGCTTCCAGCCCGATCTGCTGTACTACCTTGCCGGAGCCGACGTGCTGGCGGGCGATCAGCTGGGCAAGCTGGCCCTGACACTGGAGGGCGTGCAGACCCGGGACGAGCGAGTGTATGCGCTGGCCCGCGAACTGGGCGTGCCGCACGTGACCGTGATGGCGGGCGGCTACAACCACGATCCCGAACAGGTGGTGGCTGCCCGGCTGAATACCCTGCGGGCGTGGCTGGCCGCCGCTCCCACTGCAACCTGA
- a CDS encoding sensor histidine kinase produces the protein MWRIFPLVWLGYLFFPIRAYLSAPHSPWLTALALAALLAFTGVWINIYTRRIWKQHQALIVSGFAACLLMYTLGLLVVGYDSATFLVYAGALIGYQASLRVGVWGMAIIVAALLTPGWVGFLRPGLGHLGLVDLVQILVLTLVALWGNHAAYRQTISSIRLARVQAEKEKLAADAERERIARDLHDLLGHTLSVIVLKSELARKLAERDPARAIAEIADVERISREALGEVRSAVRGYRGSGLSAELARSKVALDAAGVRLELDAPELHSGGLNLPAAVEYAMEMVVREAVTNIVRHAHARHATVRVLRDGQAFVLEVRDDGTSRSDGPHVEGTGLTSMRERVRATGGDVQVSRRNGTCLRASFPLEAQASAQTGLRRAGA, from the coding sequence ATGTGGCGCATCTTCCCGCTGGTCTGGCTGGGCTACCTGTTCTTTCCCATTCGCGCCTATCTGAGTGCCCCGCACTCGCCCTGGCTGACGGCGCTGGCACTGGCAGCGCTGCTGGCCTTCACAGGCGTGTGGATCAACATCTATACCCGGCGCATCTGGAAGCAGCATCAGGCGCTGATCGTGTCCGGCTTCGCGGCCTGCCTGCTGATGTACACGCTGGGACTGTTGGTGGTCGGTTACGATAGCGCCACCTTTCTGGTGTACGCCGGGGCGTTGATCGGCTATCAGGCGAGTCTGAGGGTGGGCGTGTGGGGCATGGCGATCATCGTGGCCGCGCTGCTGACCCCAGGCTGGGTAGGCTTTCTGCGCCCCGGTCTGGGACACCTGGGGCTGGTCGATCTGGTACAGATTCTGGTGCTGACGCTGGTGGCGCTGTGGGGCAACCACGCGGCCTACCGGCAGACCATCTCCAGCATCCGGCTGGCCCGCGTCCAGGCCGAAAAGGAGAAGCTGGCCGCCGATGCCGAACGCGAACGCATCGCCCGCGATCTGCACGACCTGCTGGGCCATACCCTGAGCGTGATCGTGCTGAAGAGCGAGCTGGCCCGCAAGCTGGCCGAACGCGACCCGGCGCGGGCCATCGCCGAAATCGCCGATGTCGAACGCATCTCGCGTGAAGCGCTGGGCGAGGTGCGGAGTGCGGTGCGAGGCTACCGGGGCAGCGGCCTGAGCGCCGAGCTGGCCCGCAGCAAGGTGGCGCTGGACGCGGCAGGCGTGCGCCTCGAACTGGACGCCCCCGAACTGCACAGCGGCGGCCTGAATCTTCCCGCAGCGGTGGAATACGCGATGGAGATGGTGGTGCGCGAGGCCGTGACCAACATCGTGCGGCACGCCCACGCCCGGCACGCCACCGTGCGGGTCCTGCGCGACGGACAGGCATTCGTGCTGGAAGTGCGCGACGACGGTACATCCAGATCAGACGGCCCCCACGTCGAGGGCACCGGCCTGACCAGCATGCGCGAGCGTGTGCGGGCGACAGGCGGTGACGTGCAGGTCAGCCGCCGCAACGGAACCTGCCTGCGGGCCAGCTTTCCCCTCGAAGCGCAGGCGAGCGCCCAGACAGGTCTGCGGCGGGCGGGCGCATGA
- a CDS encoding ABC transporter permease has translation MTTAARTSATAAPVPPLRAFAALFRTELLKLVRNRAFVMPSLLLPVMFFALFALPNLNGHLGGVQAGPYMVVSYAAYSLVSTALFAFGVNIATERASGWMRQLRITPVTPGAYLTSKVLAAMLMGLLSVLVLLVFARVAGGVSLPAGMLGTVLLRLLVGMVPFALLGLSLGLALGPSGAAPTANLINIPLMFASGIFYPLDVAPKFIQSIAPYLPAYHYGQLGWTALGARDPSNQLTHWAVLGAYALLFLGLSLWAYRRDEARRGG, from the coding sequence ATGACCACCGCTGCCCGCACGTCCGCCACTGCCGCCCCGGTTCCGCCCCTCCGCGCCTTTGCGGCCCTGTTCCGCACCGAACTGCTGAAACTCGTTCGCAACCGCGCCTTCGTGATGCCGAGCCTGCTGCTGCCGGTGATGTTCTTCGCGCTGTTCGCGCTGCCCAATCTGAACGGGCATCTGGGCGGCGTGCAGGCCGGACCCTACATGGTGGTGTCGTATGCGGCGTACTCGCTGGTCAGCACAGCGCTGTTCGCCTTCGGGGTGAATATCGCCACCGAGCGGGCGAGCGGCTGGATGCGCCAGCTGCGGATCACGCCCGTCACGCCCGGCGCGTATCTGACCTCGAAGGTGCTGGCCGCCATGCTGATGGGCCTGCTGAGCGTGCTGGTGCTGCTGGTGTTCGCCCGCGTCGCAGGGGGAGTCAGCCTTCCGGCGGGCATGCTGGGCACGGTGCTGCTGCGCCTGCTGGTCGGCATGGTGCCGTTTGCCCTGCTGGGCCTGAGCCTGGGACTGGCACTGGGGCCGAGCGGAGCCGCGCCGACCGCCAACCTGATCAATATTCCGCTGATGTTCGCGTCGGGCATCTTCTATCCGCTCGACGTGGCCCCGAAGTTCATCCAGAGCATCGCACCGTACCTGCCTGCCTACCATTACGGGCAGCTCGGCTGGACGGCGCTGGGAGCACGCGATCCGTCCAACCAGCTGACGCACTGGGCGGTGCTGGGAGCTTACGCGCTGCTGTTCCTGGGCCTGAGCCTGTGGGCCTACCGCCGGGACGAGGCGAGGCGCGGCGGCTGA
- a CDS encoding circularly permuted type 2 ATP-grasp protein: MPGNAFFDEMYTQDGESRLHYRGVQAYLDRLGAPEVQRRHALLDLAFRNQGITFTVYGDASGTERTFPFDPVPRIIPASEWKGVERGLTQRVLALNAFLRDIYGPGEILKDGVVPRELVYTSSHFRREVHGIQVPLGLYTHIVGTDLIRDDKGEYLVLEDNLRSPSGVSYLLANRQAMTRIYPGMFEAQGVRPVQHYTSALLELLRSLSPRDRDPTVVLLTPGMYNSAYFEHAYLAQQMGIELVEGRDLFVADGHVWMRTTAGRQQVDVIYRRIDDDFLDPLTFRPDSALGVPGLIEVYRQGRVALANAVGAGVADDKAVYAYVPAMIEYYLNEKPILNNVPTFLGSNPEHLDHMVRNAESMAIKAVGEAGGYGMLIGSASTREQRDEFLEKVKANPRNYIGQPLVALSRHGTFYPDTGKLEPAHVDLRPYILVGKEVTIIPGGLTRVALTRGSLVVNSSQGGGSKDTWVLESDAPPIAPVNQPGASKADKAASEAIASVTAGLIPEGGSRKAGKSGRAGKAAGRKIGDRAERSGVTVSGARGAASSKKTTPAKRAAGSAGKTAGTSKPPAAKSVPAPPKASTKPEPAKKVTGKAAGKGGDK, translated from the coding sequence ATGCCAGGAAATGCTTTCTTTGACGAGATGTATACCCAGGACGGTGAAAGTCGCCTGCATTACCGGGGCGTTCAGGCGTATCTGGACCGACTGGGGGCCCCGGAAGTGCAGCGGCGACACGCGCTGCTCGATCTGGCCTTCAGAAACCAGGGCATCACCTTCACGGTCTACGGAGACGCCTCGGGAACCGAGCGCACCTTTCCCTTCGATCCGGTGCCGCGCATTATTCCGGCAAGCGAATGGAAGGGTGTCGAGCGCGGGCTGACTCAGCGGGTGCTGGCACTCAACGCCTTTTTGCGCGACATCTACGGGCCTGGCGAGATTCTCAAGGATGGAGTGGTGCCGCGTGAACTGGTCTATACCTCCAGTCATTTCCGGCGTGAGGTCCACGGCATTCAGGTGCCGCTGGGCCTGTATACCCACATCGTCGGCACCGATCTGATCCGCGACGACAAGGGCGAATATCTGGTGCTGGAAGACAATCTGCGTTCGCCCAGCGGCGTCAGCTATCTGCTCGCCAACCGCCAGGCCATGACGCGTATCTACCCCGGCATGTTCGAGGCGCAGGGCGTGCGTCCGGTGCAGCACTACACCAGCGCCCTGCTGGAACTGCTGCGCTCGCTCAGCCCGCGTGACCGCGACCCCACTGTGGTGCTGCTGACCCCTGGCATGTACAACTCGGCGTACTTCGAACATGCGTATCTGGCGCAGCAGATGGGCATCGAGCTCGTCGAGGGCCGTGATCTGTTCGTGGCCGACGGGCATGTGTGGATGAGGACCACGGCCGGGCGACAGCAGGTGGACGTGATCTATCGCCGCATCGACGACGATTTCCTCGATCCGCTCACCTTCCGGCCCGACAGCGCTCTGGGCGTGCCCGGTCTGATCGAGGTCTATCGCCAGGGCCGGGTGGCGCTCGCCAACGCGGTGGGCGCGGGCGTGGCCGACGACAAGGCGGTGTATGCCTACGTGCCGGCCATGATCGAGTATTACCTGAACGAAAAGCCCATCCTGAACAACGTCCCGACCTTCCTGGGATCGAATCCCGAGCACCTCGATCATATGGTCAGAAACGCCGAGAGTATGGCGATCAAGGCCGTGGGCGAGGCGGGCGGCTACGGCATGCTGATCGGCTCGGCCTCGACCAGAGAGCAGCGCGACGAGTTTCTGGAGAAGGTCAAGGCCAATCCGCGCAATTACATCGGACAGCCGCTGGTGGCCCTTTCGCGGCACGGCACCTTTTATCCGGACACCGGCAAACTCGAACCGGCCCACGTCGATCTGCGGCCCTATATCCTGGTCGGCAAGGAAGTGACCATCATTCCAGGCGGTCTGACACGGGTGGCCCTGACGCGCGGCTCGTTGGTGGTCAACAGTTCGCAGGGCGGCGGATCGAAAGACACCTGGGTGCTGGAAAGTGACGCGCCGCCGATTGCCCCGGTCAACCAGCCGGGCGCGAGCAAGGCCGATAAAGCCGCCTCGGAAGCCATCGCCAGCGTCACGGCGGGCCTGATCCCCGAGGGCGGCTCACGCAAGGCAGGCAAATCGGGCCGCGCAGGCAAGGCGGCTGGCCGCAAAATCGGTGACCGGGCCGAACGTTCGGGTGTCACGGTGTCTGGAGCCAGAGGTGCGGCGTCGAGCAAGAAAACGACGCCTGCCAAACGTGCGGCGGGGTCTGCGGGCAAAACCGCAGGCACCTCCAAACCGCCTGCTGCCAAATCTGTGCCTGCACCCCCAAAGGCGAGCACCAAGCCAGAACCCGCGAAGAAAGTGACGGGTAAAGCGGCGGGCAAAGGCGGTGACAAGTAA